Proteins encoded within one genomic window of Streptomyces sp. NBC_00523:
- a CDS encoding HpcH/HpaI aldolase/citrate lyase family protein → MRHFGHIAAAAKDGLFFQEPCAFDADSPAPLLSAALGATLYSPATRPRLADDIVKLAGRGVVSMVLCLEDSIDDSEVAGAEENLVRQFAELDARSIELPLLFIRVREPEQITDLVRRLGATVRLLSGFVLPKFTRARGVPFMEALTKAEAAAGRRLFAMPVLESPELLHLETRRETLRGIAETVTAHRDRVLALRLGVTDFCSAYGLRRSPDMTAYDVGIVAHVIADVVNVLGRADGTGFTVTGPVWEYFPRQERMFKPQLRNSPFQENRAEALRTALIAHDLDGLLREIDLDRANGLLGKTCIHPSHVAPVHALSVVSHEEFSDAQDILRPESNGGGVLRSAYTNKMNEVKPHRAWAERTLLRAEVFGVAREDVGFVDLLEACLAE, encoded by the coding sequence ATGCGTCATTTCGGGCATATTGCAGCTGCTGCGAAGGACGGGCTGTTCTTCCAGGAACCCTGTGCATTCGACGCCGATTCGCCGGCCCCCCTTCTCTCCGCCGCCCTCGGCGCCACGCTCTACAGCCCCGCCACCCGCCCCCGGCTCGCCGACGACATCGTCAAGCTGGCCGGGCGCGGAGTCGTCTCGATGGTGCTGTGCCTGGAGGACTCGATCGACGACTCCGAGGTCGCCGGGGCCGAGGAGAACCTGGTCAGGCAGTTCGCCGAGCTGGACGCGCGCTCCATCGAGCTGCCGCTGCTCTTCATCCGGGTCCGCGAACCGGAACAGATCACCGACCTGGTGCGCCGCCTCGGCGCGACCGTCCGGCTGCTGAGCGGCTTCGTGCTCCCCAAGTTCACGCGCGCCCGCGGCGTCCCCTTCATGGAGGCCCTGACCAAGGCCGAGGCCGCCGCGGGACGCCGCCTCTTCGCCATGCCCGTGCTCGAATCGCCCGAGCTCCTCCATCTGGAGACCCGCCGCGAAACCCTCCGGGGCATCGCCGAGACCGTCACCGCGCACCGTGACCGGGTCCTCGCGCTCCGCCTCGGCGTCACCGACTTCTGCTCCGCCTACGGGCTGCGGCGCTCGCCCGACATGACGGCGTACGACGTCGGCATCGTCGCCCACGTCATCGCGGACGTCGTCAATGTGCTCGGCCGGGCCGACGGGACGGGCTTCACGGTCACCGGCCCCGTCTGGGAGTACTTCCCCCGCCAGGAGCGCATGTTCAAGCCTCAGCTGCGCAACAGCCCCTTCCAGGAGAACCGGGCCGAGGCGCTGCGCACCGCGCTCATCGCGCACGACCTGGACGGACTGCTGCGCGAGATCGACCTGGACCGGGCCAACGGGCTGCTCGGCAAGACCTGCATCCACCCCTCGCACGTCGCCCCCGTGCACGCGCTGTCCGTGGTCAGCCACGAAGAGTTCAGCGACGCCCAGGACATCCTGCGGCCCGAGAGCAACGGCGGCGGGGTGCTGCGCTCCGCGTACACGAACAAGATGAACGAGGTGAAGCCCCACCGGGCCTGGGCCGAGCGCACCCTGCTGCGCGCCGAGGTCTTCGGCGTGGCCCGGGAGGACGTCGGTTTCGTGGACCTGCTGGAGGCCTGCCTCGCGGAGTGA
- a CDS encoding TerD family protein, which produces MGVTLAKGGNVSLSKAAPNLTQVLVGLGWDARSTTGADFDLDASALLCQSGRVLGDEWFVFYNNLTSPDGSVEHTGDNLTGEGEGDDESIIVNLTQVPAHCDKIVFPVSIHEADNRGQTFGQVSNAFIRVVNQADGQELARYDLTEDASTETAMIFGELYRYNGEWKFRAVGQGYASGLRGIALDFGVNVS; this is translated from the coding sequence ATGGGCGTCACGCTCGCCAAGGGAGGCAACGTCTCCCTCTCCAAGGCCGCACCCAATCTCACCCAGGTGCTGGTCGGGCTCGGCTGGGACGCACGATCCACGACGGGGGCCGACTTCGACCTGGACGCCAGCGCGCTGCTGTGCCAGTCGGGCCGGGTCCTCGGCGACGAGTGGTTCGTGTTCTACAACAACCTCACGAGCCCCGACGGTTCCGTGGAGCACACCGGTGACAACCTCACGGGTGAGGGTGAGGGCGACGACGAGTCGATCATCGTGAACCTCACGCAGGTGCCGGCCCATTGCGACAAGATCGTCTTTCCGGTCTCGATTCACGAGGCCGACAATCGCGGCCAGACATTCGGCCAGGTCAGCAACGCATTCATCCGCGTCGTCAATCAGGCGGACGGCCAGGAACTCGCGCGCTACGACCTCACCGAGGACGCCTCCACGGAGACCGCGATGATCTTCGGCGAGCTCTACCGCTACAACGGCGAGTGGAAGTTCCGTGCAGTTGGTCAGGGGTACGCATCGGGGCTGCGGGGCATCGCTCTAGACTTCGGGGTCAACGTTTCGTAA
- a CDS encoding TerD family protein, whose amino-acid sequence MAFWNNLWPGRESQFESGSAATNSIVLTRRHSTVSLTKQGALSGNLRVNLSWRMRTSDIGGRSQQSGRLLRPFKLFQPEAVQAHTQGMVNVDLDLGCMYELADGTRGVVQPLGNLLGDLNGPPYIRLSGDDRFGAPSGETLYVNLDQREHIKRLLCFVYIYDQTPAFDRTHAKVTLYPGNGPRIEIELDERAPQARSCAVFTVENIKDELIVRREVKFVYGFQSELDRMYGYGMQWGRGYKSRT is encoded by the coding sequence ATGGCTTTCTGGAACAACCTGTGGCCGGGGCGGGAGTCGCAGTTCGAGTCGGGCAGCGCGGCCACCAACTCCATCGTGCTCACCCGGCGGCACTCCACGGTCTCGCTGACCAAGCAGGGAGCGCTGAGCGGGAACCTCCGCGTCAACCTCTCCTGGCGCATGCGCACCTCGGACATCGGGGGCCGCTCCCAGCAGAGCGGACGGCTGCTGCGCCCCTTCAAGCTCTTCCAGCCGGAGGCCGTCCAGGCGCACACCCAGGGGATGGTCAACGTCGACCTGGACCTCGGCTGCATGTACGAGCTGGCGGACGGCACCCGGGGCGTGGTGCAGCCCCTGGGCAATCTGCTCGGCGATCTGAACGGGCCGCCCTACATCAGGCTCAGCGGCGACGACCGCTTCGGCGCCCCCTCCGGCGAGACGCTCTACGTCAACCTCGATCAGCGCGAGCACATCAAGCGGCTGCTGTGCTTCGTCTACATCTACGACCAGACGCCCGCCTTCGACCGTACACACGCGAAGGTGACGCTCTACCCGGGCAACGGGCCGCGCATCGAGATCGAACTGGACGAGCGCGCCCCGCAGGCCCGCTCCTGCGCGGTGTTCACGGTGGAGAACATCAAGGACGAGCTGATCGTGCGCCGCGAGGTGAAGTTCGTCTACGGCTTCCAGTCCGAGCTGGACCGGATGTACGGCTACGGCATGCAGTGGGGGCGCGGCTACAAGAGCCGCACCTAG
- a CDS encoding DUF475 domain-containing protein: MLLKTFGWSFAITVIGLVAAWFYGGWEAFGVVAILSVLEISLSFDNAVVNAGILKKMSAFWQKIFLTIGVIIAVFGMRLVFPVVIVAITASLNPIDAIDLSFNDPDRYKELVTDAHPAIAAFGGMFLLMIFLDFIFEDRDIQWLRWIERPLAKLGKVDMLSVCIALIVLLISAMTVATHAHQHGGGHVDKAETVLLAGIAGLITYLIVGGLSGYFEDKLEEEEEREHEEEEEAKRSGKKISAVALSGKAAFFMFLYLEVLDASFSFDGVIGAFAITNEIVLMALGLGIGAMYVRSLTVYLVRQGTLDDYVYLEHGAHYAIGALAAILLITIQYEINEIITGLVGVVLIAWSFWSSVRRNKALEAEEGKSEVTAGV, translated from the coding sequence GTGCTTCTGAAAACCTTCGGATGGTCGTTCGCGATCACCGTGATCGGCCTTGTGGCCGCGTGGTTCTACGGGGGGTGGGAAGCCTTCGGTGTGGTGGCGATCCTTTCCGTCCTGGAGATCTCGCTGTCCTTCGACAACGCCGTGGTCAACGCGGGAATCCTGAAGAAGATGTCCGCCTTCTGGCAGAAGATCTTCCTCACCATCGGCGTGATCATCGCGGTCTTCGGTATGCGGCTGGTCTTCCCCGTCGTGATCGTGGCCATTACCGCCAGCCTGAACCCGATCGACGCCATCGATCTCTCGTTCAACGACCCGGACCGCTACAAGGAACTGGTCACGGACGCCCACCCGGCGATCGCCGCGTTCGGTGGCATGTTCCTGCTCATGATCTTCCTCGACTTCATCTTCGAGGACCGTGACATCCAGTGGCTCCGCTGGATCGAGCGCCCGCTGGCCAAGCTCGGCAAGGTCGACATGCTGTCGGTCTGCATCGCGCTCATCGTCCTGCTGATCTCCGCGATGACCGTCGCCACCCACGCCCACCAGCACGGCGGCGGACATGTGGACAAGGCGGAGACCGTCCTGCTCGCCGGTATCGCCGGTCTGATCACGTATCTCATCGTCGGCGGGCTCTCCGGCTACTTCGAGGACAAACTCGAAGAGGAGGAGGAGCGCGAGCACGAAGAGGAGGAAGAGGCCAAGCGGAGCGGCAAGAAGATCTCCGCGGTCGCCCTTTCCGGCAAGGCCGCCTTCTTCATGTTCCTCTACCTGGAAGTCCTCGACGCGTCCTTCTCGTTCGACGGCGTGATCGGCGCCTTCGCCATCACCAACGAGATCGTGCTCATGGCGCTCGGCCTCGGCATCGGCGCCATGTACGTCCGTTCGCTCACGGTCTACCTGGTCCGCCAGGGCACCCTGGACGACTACGTCTACCTGGAGCACGGCGCGCACTACGCGATCGGCGCGCTCGCCGCCATCCTGCTCATCACGATCCAGTACGAGATCAACGAGATCATCACCGGTCTCGTCGGCGTCGTCCTGATCGCCTGGTCCTTCTGGTCCTCCGTCCGCCGCAACAAGGCGCTGGAGGCGGAAGAGGGCAAGAGCGAAGTGACCGCCGGGGTGTGA
- a CDS encoding TerD family protein, whose product MTHAMVKGSNVPLDAMAVRAVLRWTPGAGVPDVDASALLLGAGGRVRSDEDFVFYNQPRHPSGLVRRLPKRSLPEGLTDTIEADLNALDPSVDQVVIAASSDGAAFGAVRDLRILVYDAAAAGGEPLAVFDVRAETGEETAIICGELYRRGDGWKFRAVGQGYPTGLIGLATAFGISVDEAEPEPPTPAPPSVPPAPAPVPDSQATVLHQQPSYGYPQPAAPAPQPAYGYPQPASAQPAYGYPQPAAAAAPAPDPNFVLPPQGPQFIRS is encoded by the coding sequence ATGACGCACGCGATGGTGAAAGGCTCGAACGTCCCCCTCGACGCCATGGCCGTAAGGGCCGTGCTGCGCTGGACGCCGGGCGCCGGGGTGCCCGATGTGGACGCCTCGGCCCTGCTGCTCGGCGCCGGCGGGCGCGTGCGCTCGGACGAGGACTTCGTCTTCTACAACCAGCCGCGCCACCCGTCGGGCCTGGTACGCCGGCTGCCCAAGCGCAGCCTGCCCGAGGGCCTGACGGACACCATCGAGGCCGACCTGAACGCGCTCGACCCCTCGGTCGACCAGGTGGTCATCGCCGCGTCCTCGGACGGGGCCGCCTTCGGAGCCGTACGCGATCTGCGCATCCTGGTCTACGACGCCGCTGCGGCCGGCGGCGAACCGCTCGCCGTGTTCGACGTGCGCGCGGAGACCGGCGAGGAGACCGCGATCATCTGCGGCGAGCTGTACCGGCGCGGCGACGGCTGGAAGTTCCGGGCGGTCGGGCAGGGCTACCCGACGGGGCTCATCGGCCTCGCGACCGCGTTCGGCATCTCGGTCGACGAGGCGGAGCCCGAACCGCCGACCCCGGCGCCGCCCTCGGTCCCGCCCGCCCCGGCCCCCGTACCGGACTCGCAGGCGACCGTGCTGCACCAGCAGCCCTCGTACGGCTATCCGCAGCCCGCCGCCCCGGCGCCGCAGCCCGCGTACGGCTATCCCCAGCCGGCCTCCGCACAGCCCGCCTACGGCTACCCGCAGCCCGCAGCGGCGGCGGCGCCCGCTCCGGACCCGAATTTCGTGCTGCCCCCGCAGGGTCCGCAGTTCATACGGTCCTGA